A single genomic interval of Aureliella helgolandensis harbors:
- a CDS encoding phage major capsid protein, translating into MTKKTLSLEELRTNKKKLGAELRKHITDYNERRKDGKEGWPEETRGAYEAVSQQYDENEKALIEASNDDEMATRMESLREDEETSRRTGNRPGLDDKLPGEERSYGDAGLDRDGASEYAKRQNDKRLAFRSWLAVGMISQNPKILNDEMRAACQRNKFDPMQANIEIPLLSTEQHRAVQLEAYSMTRAQRQAFAHNGEMRALSKYTSAAGAELVPQSFVTMLEMAMLAHGDFLNYVDTLTTQNGEATHWPIVDDTANEGAWVAVESEDTQVIGEPNPTFARLSWDAHELHSKWIKVPMALDEDSLFNMEMILAMVMGERLGRSINRSATTGNGTKQCKGITLDAPTGHTTAAQTAIALDDIIGLEHSVDPAYRDESQYMFHDNILKYLRLLKDLEGRQLWQQSMRDGQPDKLNNKPYAYNQHMANTVAATEITAIFGRLSDYKLRRVKNVRVVRANERFVEKLQIGFLGYIRVDGKLMRPTADAQTAVKKMVQKT; encoded by the coding sequence ATGACAAAAAAAACGCTATCGCTTGAAGAACTGCGCACGAACAAAAAGAAACTAGGCGCCGAGCTTCGAAAGCACATCACCGACTACAACGAGCGCCGAAAGGACGGCAAAGAAGGCTGGCCGGAAGAAACCCGCGGAGCCTATGAGGCGGTCAGCCAGCAATACGACGAGAACGAAAAGGCGCTAATCGAAGCCAGCAACGACGACGAAATGGCGACCCGCATGGAATCCCTGCGCGAGGACGAAGAAACGAGCCGACGCACCGGAAACCGGCCAGGCCTTGACGACAAGTTGCCAGGCGAAGAAAGAAGCTACGGCGACGCCGGCCTGGACCGCGACGGAGCCAGCGAGTACGCGAAACGCCAGAACGACAAACGCCTCGCCTTCCGCAGTTGGCTAGCCGTCGGCATGATCTCGCAGAACCCGAAGATTCTCAACGACGAAATGCGAGCGGCTTGCCAGCGTAACAAATTCGATCCGATGCAGGCGAACATCGAAATTCCCCTCCTGTCGACCGAACAACACCGCGCGGTACAGCTTGAGGCCTATTCGATGACCCGAGCACAGCGCCAAGCATTCGCCCACAACGGCGAAATGCGAGCCCTGTCGAAGTACACCAGCGCGGCCGGCGCTGAATTGGTGCCGCAAAGTTTCGTCACCATGCTAGAAATGGCAATGCTCGCGCACGGCGACTTCCTAAACTACGTCGACACGCTGACGACTCAGAACGGAGAAGCTACCCATTGGCCGATCGTCGACGACACCGCCAACGAAGGAGCCTGGGTTGCGGTCGAAAGCGAAGACACCCAAGTTATCGGCGAGCCAAACCCGACATTCGCGCGACTCTCATGGGACGCCCACGAGCTGCACAGCAAGTGGATCAAGGTTCCTATGGCGCTGGATGAAGATTCGCTTTTCAATATGGAAATGATTCTCGCCATGGTGATGGGAGAACGCCTCGGCCGTTCCATCAACCGATCGGCGACGACCGGAAACGGTACCAAGCAGTGTAAGGGTATCACCCTGGACGCACCGACCGGGCACACGACCGCGGCACAAACCGCGATTGCCCTGGACGACATTATCGGATTGGAACACTCTGTGGACCCCGCCTACCGCGACGAGTCCCAGTATATGTTCCACGATAACATTCTAAAGTACCTGCGATTGTTGAAGGACTTGGAAGGCCGCCAACTCTGGCAGCAGAGCATGCGGGACGGACAGCCCGACAAGCTCAATAACAAGCCCTACGCGTACAACCAGCACATGGCCAACACGGTAGCCGCGACCGAAATTACAGCGATTTTCGGACGCCTGAGCGACTACAAGTTGCGACGCGTGAAGAATGTTCGAGTGGTTCGCGCCAACGAACGCTTTGTGGAAAAGCTGCAAATCGGTTTCCTCGGATATATCCGAGTTGACGGCAAGTTGATGCGACCCACCGCGGACGCCCAAACGGCCGTCAAGAAGATGGTGCAGAAGACCTAA
- a CDS encoding head-tail connector protein has protein sequence MDRYRYGIRKTAYADEDVVTLEKARANCSVDGDEHDDMLADLLEEARSYFEDRTGCSLTTTTWEMTIDAFPRSKWLNLPRWPLQSVESITYTAADGSEATIAAEEIAIRKGDDDRGRIALKDWAGWPETKATPDAVRISFKAGWADPQAVPRKWNRALLMLISWWFEQREGAILGGANTVPLGIDALIDSAAAVGEFDSFDLCE, from the coding sequence ATGGATCGCTACCGATACGGAATCAGGAAGACCGCCTACGCGGACGAAGACGTGGTCACCCTGGAAAAGGCCCGCGCTAATTGCTCAGTAGACGGAGACGAGCACGACGACATGCTCGCCGACTTGCTGGAAGAAGCGAGAAGCTACTTCGAAGACCGCACAGGATGCAGCCTAACGACCACAACGTGGGAAATGACAATAGACGCCTTCCCGCGCTCAAAGTGGCTTAATCTGCCACGCTGGCCCCTCCAATCGGTCGAATCTATCACCTACACCGCGGCCGATGGATCGGAAGCAACGATCGCCGCCGAGGAAATCGCCATTCGCAAAGGTGACGACGACCGCGGACGCATCGCCCTCAAAGACTGGGCAGGATGGCCCGAGACCAAAGCGACGCCCGACGCGGTCCGCATTTCGTTCAAAGCCGGCTGGGCCGATCCCCAGGCGGTCCCGAGGAAGTGGAACCGCGCCCTACTGATGCTCATTAGTTGGTGGTTCGAACAACGCGAAGGCGCGATTCTAGGCGGCGCTAACACCGTCCCCCTAGGCATTGATGCCCTAATTGATTCGGCCGCGGCCGTCGGCGAATTCGACTCCTTCGACTTGTGCGAGTAA
- a CDS encoding DNA-methyltransferase — protein MAPKLCERCRRLQTKPAKGKGWTIHHGPAQQMLQRIDDSTIAAFITDPPYASGAGTMIGALAKSSTKYQNSESKKLPELDGDSMLPEAWSAMMLAVAHQMRRVAMPGADVLMFCDWRSLSRLIEVLGGAGFGLRGTATWNKGNAARPNRNGFRSQTELILHARAPGKLDRPSDVYLPGVFEHRTIQNGKLHMTQKPLELMRELVEIAPPGATILDPFQGAATTGLAAIESGRRYIGCESSAEYHAIATDRLRNRG, from the coding sequence ATGGCCCCCAAATTGTGCGAGCGCTGCCGACGCCTCCAGACGAAACCGGCGAAGGGTAAAGGCTGGACAATCCACCACGGACCGGCCCAACAGATGCTGCAGCGAATCGACGATTCGACAATTGCCGCATTCATCACAGACCCGCCCTATGCGTCCGGCGCTGGGACCATGATCGGAGCACTAGCGAAGAGTTCCACCAAGTACCAGAACAGCGAAAGCAAGAAGCTACCAGAGCTAGACGGCGACTCAATGCTGCCGGAGGCCTGGTCGGCAATGATGCTAGCCGTTGCCCACCAAATGCGACGCGTAGCGATGCCCGGCGCCGATGTCCTAATGTTCTGCGATTGGAGAAGCCTAAGCCGCCTAATCGAAGTCCTAGGGGGTGCTGGCTTCGGACTGCGAGGGACCGCGACCTGGAACAAGGGAAACGCAGCCAGGCCAAACCGCAACGGATTCCGAAGCCAAACCGAGCTGATTCTCCACGCGCGAGCCCCAGGCAAATTAGATAGGCCGAGTGATGTCTACCTACCGGGCGTATTTGAGCACAGGACCATCCAAAACGGCAAGCTGCACATGACGCAAAAGCCACTTGAGCTAATGCGCGAGCTTGTCGAAATCGCCCCGCCAGGCGCGACGATTTTAGACCCATTCCAAGGGGCCGCGACGACCGGACTAGCAGCAATCGAAAGCGGCCGCCGCTACATCGGCTGCGAGTCGTCCGCGGAGTACCACGCCATCGCCACGGATCGACTACGAAACCGAGGCTAG
- a CDS encoding phage head closure protein, giving the protein MTAVRQQSRFRHRVGFQRRDEQLDDLGRAKRDAGDWETYATRWAEVKELSGREAEKAKQVAADASIAIAVRWFPDAKSTDRLTYRGRIFEIKAIIDPDASRRELTILCGEDRRP; this is encoded by the coding sequence ATGACCGCAGTTCGCCAGCAATCACGCTTTAGACATCGCGTAGGCTTCCAACGCCGCGACGAACAACTAGACGACCTAGGACGCGCTAAACGCGACGCCGGCGACTGGGAAACATACGCCACGCGCTGGGCAGAGGTGAAGGAGTTAAGCGGCCGCGAAGCCGAGAAAGCGAAGCAAGTAGCAGCGGACGCGTCTATCGCGATCGCCGTTCGCTGGTTTCCTGATGCCAAGTCTACCGACCGGCTGACCTACCGCGGCCGAATCTTCGAAATCAAAGCGATTATAGACCCCGACGCGAGCCGCCGCGAATTAACGATTCTATGCGGAGAGGATCGGCGCCCGTGA
- the gp17 gene encoding tail completion protein gp17 gives MSYFSIPKLLRQALLANPTLATAIAGRLHYQEIPQPSEFPHVWYTRNGRDKETDIDNSETLRIERYTFEIVSDKDAETIVGKIIETLEAFEGEAGAELVQLVEVEDADDDYTFQSIGEELPDYVHALQVAVYILPL, from the coding sequence GTGAGTTACTTTTCGATTCCCAAGCTACTACGCCAGGCACTACTGGCGAACCCAACACTAGCGACCGCAATAGCCGGCCGGCTGCATTACCAGGAAATCCCGCAACCGTCGGAATTCCCTCACGTATGGTACACCCGAAACGGCCGCGACAAAGAGACCGACATAGACAACAGCGAGACGCTGAGAATTGAGCGCTACACGTTCGAGATTGTCAGCGATAAAGACGCCGAAACCATCGTCGGGAAGATAATCGAAACACTCGAAGCCTTCGAAGGTGAAGCAGGCGCCGAACTAGTGCAACTAGTCGAAGTTGAAGACGCCGACGACGACTACACGTTCCAAAGCATCGGCGAAGAACTGCCCGACTACGTCCACGCCTTACAAGTCGCCGTTTACATTCTGCCACTCTAA
- a CDS encoding phage tail protein has translation MPRKRLGNKPLLKLDGTTIGCLLNFTPPERSREEVDVTCMEDDAEDFLDADPPNEGMLKFEVVWEPGDTNSELLDALFDETDPEDREGAFEIVWAMFTPIVTDAFSGRILKLSPNQVEKKTLIKRSVEVRLTTPVTRTIAS, from the coding sequence ATGCCACGCAAGAGACTAGGGAACAAGCCCCTTTTGAAACTGGACGGGACAACGATCGGTTGTCTATTGAACTTCACGCCTCCCGAACGATCGCGCGAGGAAGTCGACGTTACGTGCATGGAGGACGACGCCGAAGATTTTCTGGACGCGGACCCACCCAACGAAGGAATGCTAAAGTTCGAAGTCGTCTGGGAACCAGGCGACACCAATAGCGAACTTCTCGACGCGCTTTTCGATGAAACAGACCCCGAGGACCGCGAGGGCGCTTTCGAAATCGTCTGGGCAATGTTCACGCCGATAGTTACCGACGCATTTAGCGGCCGGATTCTCAAACTATCCCCCAACCAAGTCGAGAAAAAAACGCTAATCAAGCGTTCCGTCGAAGTGCGTTTGACTACCCCAGTAACTCGCACGATCGCCAGCTAA
- a CDS encoding HK97 gp10 family phage protein: MAPYLVTGSATLNAKLNALKSGKAKTLIRRASRVALKPVQEEAKRLAPVRSGRLRRSIKVRSMARSRRQIGSRVTTNKNDRQFNGRFFYAGQIEYGWQAGKRATNESLGVPRRKHRTSDQVLEVQRRNAARRVIKGQKFMKRAAKSKRTAAMRIYRRELVAGIRTLTGAS, encoded by the coding sequence ATGGCCCCCTACCTTGTGACCGGATCGGCAACGCTAAACGCGAAATTGAACGCGCTCAAATCGGGCAAAGCCAAAACGCTAATTCGGCGAGCGAGCCGAGTTGCATTGAAACCAGTACAAGAGGAAGCCAAGCGACTGGCGCCCGTTCGCTCCGGCCGGCTGCGCCGCTCAATCAAAGTTCGCTCAATGGCCCGCTCCCGTCGCCAAATTGGCTCGAGAGTAACCACCAACAAAAACGACCGACAGTTCAACGGCCGTTTTTTCTATGCCGGCCAAATCGAATACGGCTGGCAAGCAGGCAAGCGAGCAACCAACGAGAGCCTAGGAGTTCCACGACGCAAGCACAGGACCTCCGACCAAGTGCTCGAAGTCCAACGCCGAAACGCTGCCCGCCGAGTGATTAAGGGACAAAAGTTTATGAAGCGCGCGGCCAAGTCCAAGCGAACGGCCGCAATGAGAATCTATCGGCGCGAACTAGTCGCCGGAATCCGAACACTAACAGGGGCGAGCTGA